The Prosthecobacter dejongeii genome window below encodes:
- a CDS encoding FAD:protein FMN transferase, giving the protein MNLLRPVCFLAFGALSLSAATPQRFDFSGPGMATTFRISCYAESREQAEKATTACFARIAELNQIFTDYDPTSELMRLCAPEAVYPVKVSPPMLELLERSVDFAKLTDGAFDPTCGHLTQLWRRTRRQGKLPPTPRLQAAIAATDWRRIQIDPPKQQITLKPGTLLDLGGIAKGYAADDCLRVLRQYGLGRAVVIAGGDTAVGDAPPGKPGWEIKLRTFKRREGEDDLTSITLANRAVSTSGDLYQFIEIEGIRYSHILSLKTGLGLTQSIACSVIADDCTTTDALATAMCVLGPEKGTALAKTIPGVEVRFAQPQSK; this is encoded by the coding sequence ATGAATCTTCTGCGCCCCGTCTGCTTCCTGGCATTCGGGGCGCTTTCATTATCCGCTGCCACGCCGCAGCGTTTTGACTTCAGCGGCCCGGGGATGGCCACCACTTTTCGCATCTCTTGTTATGCTGAAAGTCGCGAGCAGGCTGAAAAAGCCACGACGGCCTGCTTCGCCCGCATCGCGGAACTGAACCAGATTTTTACCGACTACGATCCCACCAGCGAGCTCATGCGCCTTTGTGCACCGGAGGCCGTTTATCCCGTGAAAGTTAGCCCACCGATGCTGGAGCTCCTGGAACGCTCCGTTGATTTCGCGAAACTCACAGACGGTGCCTTTGACCCAACCTGTGGCCACCTCACCCAGCTCTGGCGCCGCACCCGTAGGCAAGGAAAGCTGCCCCCCACACCTCGCCTCCAGGCTGCGATTGCGGCCACCGATTGGCGACGCATCCAGATTGACCCGCCCAAGCAGCAAATCACCCTCAAACCCGGTACACTCTTAGACCTCGGCGGCATTGCCAAAGGCTACGCTGCCGATGACTGCCTTCGTGTTCTGCGTCAGTACGGCCTTGGGCGCGCAGTCGTCATCGCCGGTGGCGATACCGCTGTGGGGGATGCACCTCCCGGCAAACCCGGATGGGAAATTAAACTGCGCACTTTCAAACGGCGTGAAGGTGAGGATGATCTCACTTCCATCACGCTAGCGAATCGCGCGGTTTCCACTTCGGGTGACCTTTATCAATTCATCGAAATCGAAGGTATCCGATATTCCCACATCCTGTCTTTGAAGACAGGACTTGGCCTAACTCAAAGCATCGCCTGCTCCGTCATTGCCGATGATTGCACCACCACCGATGCACTCGCCACTGCCATGTGTGTACTAGGCCCTGAAAAAGGCACCGCTCTAGCCAAGACGATCCCAGGCGTGGAAGTTCGTTTTGCCCAACCGCAGTCCAAGTGA